From the Dehalobacter sp. genome, one window contains:
- the typA gene encoding translational GTPase TypA: MYADHLRNLAIIAHVDHGKTSLVDVMLRQSGAFRSNEQVEERVMDSNDLEKERGITILAKNTSVNWQGVKINIVDTPGHADFGGEVERVLKMVDGVLLVVDAFEGPMPQTKFVLRKALELDLKPIVVINKVDRPEARPYEVVDEVLELFMQLGASDEQLDFPIVYTSARQGNAGYEPGEMTEDLVPLFETILKEIPAPECDPDSPLQMLATTLDYNDYLGKIAIGRVFRGKLTANTQVAVIKRDGSIEKVKVGKVFTFQNLGRVDVLEANAGDIVAISGIPNINIGETIADPLNPEPLPMIEIDEPTLTMLFMVNTGPFAGTEGKHITSRKLRERLFKEIETNVSLRVEETENMDCFQVSGRGELHLSILIENMRREGFELMVSKPEVILKEIDGVKCEPFEHLTCDIPDSCTGTVIEMLGTRKAEMQNMVNMSGGVTRLEFLIPARGLIGFRGDYLTETRGEGIMAHVFHSYQPYKGDIQGRNRGVLVASDPGESTAYALFQLQDRGRMFIDPGTKVYEGMIVGQSNREQDIDINIARKKQLTNMRSSGADESLRLEPAKLLGLEEALEYINDDEYVEITPINVRLRKRFLDKNTRTRYEKQKNMSGI, from the coding sequence TAAGAAATTTAGCAATTATTGCCCACGTCGATCATGGCAAGACAAGTCTTGTCGATGTCATGCTCAGACAAAGCGGAGCGTTTCGCTCCAATGAACAAGTCGAAGAAAGAGTCATGGACTCCAATGATCTGGAGAAGGAACGCGGAATTACCATTCTGGCTAAGAATACTTCCGTAAACTGGCAGGGTGTCAAGATCAATATTGTCGATACCCCTGGACATGCCGATTTTGGTGGAGAAGTCGAGCGCGTCCTGAAAATGGTCGACGGTGTGCTTCTGGTTGTTGATGCGTTTGAAGGCCCGATGCCTCAGACGAAATTTGTGCTTCGTAAGGCTTTGGAACTGGATTTGAAACCCATCGTCGTCATTAACAAAGTCGACCGGCCTGAAGCGCGTCCCTACGAAGTTGTCGATGAAGTCCTGGAGTTGTTTATGCAGCTTGGCGCGAGTGATGAACAACTTGATTTTCCAATTGTTTATACCTCAGCCCGTCAGGGAAATGCCGGTTATGAACCCGGGGAAATGACTGAAGATCTGGTCCCGTTATTCGAAACGATTCTGAAAGAAATTCCTGCTCCAGAATGCGATCCCGACAGTCCGCTACAAATGCTGGCAACAACACTCGACTATAACGATTACCTTGGCAAGATTGCTATCGGACGTGTCTTCCGGGGCAAGCTGACTGCTAATACTCAAGTCGCTGTGATCAAAAGAGACGGATCGATCGAGAAAGTCAAAGTCGGTAAAGTATTTACCTTCCAGAACTTAGGCCGGGTTGATGTACTTGAAGCAAATGCCGGAGACATCGTAGCTATCAGCGGCATTCCCAATATCAATATCGGAGAAACCATAGCTGATCCGTTGAATCCGGAACCTCTTCCGATGATTGAAATTGACGAACCTACCCTGACCATGCTTTTCATGGTCAATACCGGTCCTTTTGCCGGAACAGAAGGAAAACATATCACGTCCCGCAAGCTCAGAGAAAGACTGTTTAAAGAGATTGAAACAAATGTTAGTCTCCGCGTGGAAGAAACTGAAAACATGGACTGTTTTCAAGTATCAGGACGCGGAGAGCTGCACCTGTCCATCCTGATTGAAAATATGCGAAGAGAAGGCTTCGAACTGATGGTCTCGAAACCGGAAGTTATTCTGAAGGAGATTGACGGTGTCAAATGCGAGCCATTTGAGCATTTGACTTGTGATATTCCTGATTCGTGCACCGGCACCGTGATTGAAATGCTTGGCACCCGTAAAGCTGAGATGCAGAACATGGTCAACATGTCCGGTGGAGTTACACGCCTGGAGTTTTTGATTCCGGCACGCGGATTGATCGGCTTCAGGGGGGACTATCTTACCGAAACCCGCGGGGAAGGAATCATGGCGCATGTCTTCCATTCCTATCAACCGTATAAGGGCGATATTCAAGGCCGCAACCGGGGAGTCCTGGTCGCTTCAGATCCGGGAGAATCCACCGCTTATGCACTGTTTCAGCTGCAGGACCGCGGCAGAATGTTTATTGATCCCGGAACCAAAGTCTATGAAGGTATGATTGTCGGCCAAAGCAACCGCGAACAGGATATTGATATTAACATTGCCCGCAAAAAGCAGTTGACCAACATGCGCTCCAGCGGAGCCGATGAAAGCCTGAGA